A window of Pomacea canaliculata isolate SZHN2017 linkage group LG3, ASM307304v1, whole genome shotgun sequence contains these coding sequences:
- the LOC112559227 gene encoding uncharacterized protein LOC112559227, translating into MELCLATVATPQLVNGKTYNETEPIDVKTCDKGKLTFTVNMGSTDRVSKMDVVVTFYTNIILAMPPTCSIPWNGTYLELYTSNTSESPLPTCFVSNSQEGYHTMYYWFRLLDWTFFTLQQTELFVTQLQICIHFHN; encoded by the exons ATGGA GTTATGCCTTGCAACAGTTGCGACCCCACAATTAGTCAACGGAAAAACGTACAATGAAACGGAGCCAATTGATGTCAAAACCTGCGACAAAGGGAAGCTTACTTTCACAGTCAACATGGGCAGCACTGACCGCGTCAGCAAGATG GATGTGGTGGTGACATTTTACACCAATATCATACTTGCTATGCCGCCTACCTGCAGCATTCCGTGGAATGGAACCTACCTGGAACTTTATACTTCCAACACCAGTGAATCACCTCTACCCACTTGCTTTGTCTCCAACTCGCAGGAGGGCTATCACACAATGTACTACTGGTTCAGGCTGCTTGATTGGACATTCTTCACACTTCAACAGACTGAACTATTTGTTACTCAATTACAAATATGCATACATTTTCATAACTGA
- the LOC112559223 gene encoding uncharacterized protein LOC112559223 isoform X1: protein MSLYVDLDQSSLPSIPSRHQDDDGCLPLTAIVVVALLCNTRTGLPLAVADGTVGIKFLLTVNDTWDPNGCIATVATPVLISGRKYNQSDAVQVGSCDHGPLEFVVLNGSYDGKSQMDVFITFHSSVIEDASPPTCTIPWNGSYLNPTTQDTRESPLPSCWTADSREGYHMTYYWFRLLEWEFFH from the exons ATGTCTTTATACGTCGACCTTGACCAGAGCAGCCTTCCCAGCATTCCTAGCCGCCACCAAGACGACGATGGGTGCTTGCCACTGACAGCGATCGTGGTCGTTGCGTTGCTATGCAACACCAGAACTGGTCTGCCACTTGCCGTTGCTGATGGCACGGTGGGCATTAAGTTTTTGTTAACCGTCAACGACACGTGGGACCCGaa TGGCTGCATTGCTACTGTGGCCACACCTGTACTGATCAGCGGCCGGAAGTACAACCAAAGCGACGCTGTGCAGGTGGGCAGCTGTGACCATGGACCACTCGAGTTTGTCGTGCTAAACGGCAGCTACGATGGCAAAAGCCAGATG gacgTTTTCATAACATTCCACTCTTCTGTCATTGAAGACGCTTCTCCCCCTACCTGTACCATACCCTGGAACGGCTCCTACCTGAACCCGACCACCCAGGACACTCGTGAATCGCCGCTGCCGTCCTGCTGGACTGCCGATTCCAGAGAAGGTTATCACATGACCTACTACTGGTTCAGACTTCTGGAGTGGGAATTCTTTCACTGA
- the LOC112559223 gene encoding uncharacterized protein LOC112559223 isoform X2 has translation MSLYVDLDQSSLPSIPSRHQDDDGCLPLTAIVVVALLCNTRTGLPLAVADGTVGIKFLLTVNDTWDPNGCIATVATPVLISGRKYNQSDAVQVGSCDHGPLEFVVLNGSYDGKSQMTLLPLPVPYPGTAPT, from the exons ATGTCTTTATACGTCGACCTTGACCAGAGCAGCCTTCCCAGCATTCCTAGCCGCCACCAAGACGACGATGGGTGCTTGCCACTGACAGCGATCGTGGTCGTTGCGTTGCTATGCAACACCAGAACTGGTCTGCCACTTGCCGTTGCTGATGGCACGGTGGGCATTAAGTTTTTGTTAACCGTCAACGACACGTGGGACCCGaa TGGCTGCATTGCTACTGTGGCCACACCTGTACTGATCAGCGGCCGGAAGTACAACCAAAGCGACGCTGTGCAGGTGGGCAGCTGTGACCATGGACCACTCGAGTTTGTCGTGCTAAACGGCAGCTACGATGGCAAAAGCCAGATG ACGCTTCTCCCCCTACCTGTACCATACCCTGGAACGGCTCCTACCTGA